TGATGGTCGCCATCCAAACTGACTGAGCTTGAGAGGATTTACAAGGAAGAATCCCCCAATCCAGGTGCGCAAAGTTTATCGCCTCATAGCCCAAAAGACTTGAGGCTGTAATAgctgccaaaggtgcttcaacaaagcACTGAGTGAAGAGTCTGAATATCTAGGCCAATGTGGTATTTcaggtttttgtgtttttaataaatttacagacatttaaaaaaaaaaatgttttcactttgtcattattgatgtagatcagtggtagtcaacctggtccctaccgcccactagtgggcgttccagattTCATggcgggcggtaggggttttgtcagatactgaagcactttcctttttttttaatttaattgactttttaaaaaaattttcatagcattatttaaaaacattttcattaggttttcataaaattccctgtgatgatttaaatttctgaaaacatactatttgcatcgcccacacataagtttagttcacgttatgtaagtgaaactaaatctgATAAATTACAACTttatccgttgtaatgtccttcctgtcaatgactttttcagtttcaataacaatatcacaagagctaccaacagatttaaactcaatgtcaaccgctccagtttagattgcagaaaacacgatttctgtaacagaattgtatatgcttggaatgcattacctgactctgttgtttcttctcataaccccaaaggctttattcaaaaactgtccacggttgacctcaccactttcctaagaggactctaaggggcgtgcataagagcacaaacatgcctaccgttcctgtcctattgtttcttcccctatgtatatatatgtttatagtacctcgtttctcctcatatatacgttcatatattatataaccctttatgcaacgcttgtatatgttgttacgacaaataaataaataaaataaataaataaaataaatggcgctatagtgcgaccgcaaacaaaagaccctcgtcccagaatagcccgTGCATCTCTCCCCGAActagtgggcagttagaaaattttactactaacagagatacaaaagtgggcggtaggtataaaaaggttgactacccctgatgtagatgaatgagaaaaaatgaatttcaacaagcgTAAAATCAGCAGACTGCAAGCATAGCAAAATTGACAGACGTGaaaggggtctgaatactttcagaATATGTGTTCCTGTTCGCACAGAAATAACACTCCTAAGAATTCATTTATGTAAACAGTTACGTGTGTTTCAGCCGCCAAATTGCCCCAGAAGTGCATTGACTcaaattttttgatctaattttagAGACGTGCAGACATTAATAGATTAAATGGTGCTCAAATACTAGGCGAGATTGAAAGCCTCCCTTGTGCCCAGGAAACTCCTCGCTTGCCAGGAAAGCAACATCTCAATAAAGTCACAAGGAATGAAGGGTTAGATGAAGGTCAGGGAGACGGgcggttaagaaatatgaaaaatgtatCAAGATTTCTTTAAATCTCCCAAATCTGCCAGCAGAAAATCACAGGCGGCAACTTTAAATCCTGCAGCAAAAGGATAAAAACAtttggggagagaaagaagatgcagcagcagccgccgcccAGATGCTTTTTCTGCATCTACGCCCTGGAGGAAGCCAAAGGGCCCGACTTGCTCCGGGCTTCTCCTCCGACCTTCCCTCCACTCACCTCCCAGGAGCCGCTTCCACCCTCCAAGCAGCACAAGACGGTCCGCCGACGCCATCATCTCCCCGTGAATGAGTCGGAAGAGGAAcgtcctctctcctcctttcctccacaTCCAATCTAGCAACCTAATACTCTATGGTTTCAAAATTGGTTCTAGCTCGGCCTCTCTTTTTCCGCTGCTGTACCCTGTTCTCTGATTTCCTGCGGGATTCTTTGTAGAGCGGCATCTAGCGACATAAGGTTGAAAATCACCCTCGTCCTatctctaacccaggggtctccaaccttggccactttaagcctggaggacttcaactcccagaatcccccagccagctttgctggctggggaattctgggagttgaagtccgccaggcttaaagtggccaaggttggggacccctgctctaaagtgttTGCAAGAGGCGTTCATGGATTCCTTCTGTGCAATCAAGTCGTATTCGACCCCCACCGAGCCCAGGAATAGCTTTCGTCCATGACAATCTATCCTAAAGCttttctttcaggtcttccaagagtgcactcatagaatagaatagaattctattctatgagttaataatagaagggccggtttagctctgcctggtaaggcctgttattaagaacacaaagcctgcaattactgcaggttcgagcccggcccaaggttgactcagccttccatcctttataaggtaggtaaaatgaggacccagattgttgggggggcaataagttgactttgtaaatatatacaaatagaatgagactattgccctatacattgtaagccgccctgagtcttcggagaagggcggggtataaatgtaaacaaaaaacaaacaaacaaaaaaaaaagaatagaacttttattcgccaagtgtgattggacacacaaggaatttgtcttggtgcagatgctctcagtgtacataaaagaaaagatacgttcatcaaggtacaacatttacgacacaattgatggtcagtatatcaatataaatcataaggattgccagcaacaagttatagtcatacagtcgtaaatggaaagagattggtgatgggaactatgggaagattaatagtagtgcagattgtcCCTCTTGCTCCAACTAAACCAAAAGAAAGcatccaaggcagtggtgggtttaatttttttttttactaccagttcttgagggtgggggggagggtatggtttggtgggcatggcttggtgggcgtggcaggggaaggatactgtaaaatctccattccgagcccactccaggggaaggttactgcaaaatccccatttcctcccaatcagctgggactcaggaggcagagaataaatgggggcggggccagtcagaggtgctatttaccagtttttcgaactactcaaaattttcaacaactggcaaataccacctttggctggccccagagtggggtaagaatggagattttgcaatatccttcccctagagtggggtgggaatggagattttgcagtatcctcctgccacacccaccaagtcacacaacACCAtgccgacagaaccggtagtaaaaaaatttggattttaccactgcattGGACCACTAGAagacttcagctggtccagaacgcAGCAGCGCACACAGTAATGGAGGCCCCTGGGTTGCCTGTGTAACATCTTTGCTGTGCAAACTACACAGGATTCGTTTAAGGTGCAATACAAGCACTTCATCTTTAAAGCTAtttgttatagcaatagcaatcagACATATATACCAATTATATACCGCTACACTGTGCTTTGTACACTCTCGGTTTACagcatcagcatattgtccccaacagtctgggtccaccGATCTCAGAATGACGGATGGCTGAATCAACCTCGAGGCATGTCAGGACTGGATTCCACACTGTGGGCAGAGTCACCTGCATTCCAACCACAGGGTATCTGTCATTATTTCCCGCCCCCTCCCTTTATTTTTGCATCTATCTGTtcttccagaacaggtcagataGGATGGGCATGCTCCTGGCCCCTTGCCCATCTGATAGGAGATGGGAAGTGTGCCTTGTCTGTTGCAGCTCCTGCCCTATAAGACATTCTTCCCCCTGAGGTTTGGAAGGTCTTTAGCCCCCTGGTCTTCCATAAAGCAAAGAACTAGTTTTTCCCCTCAGCACTGGGATAAGAAGATAGGACTGCACATCAGGTGGTGAACTGAAaccaggtttttctttttatccatttggttttaatacagttttaaagTTAATTATTGATTGGGAGCCAGCCAGAGATTGTTATAACATGGTTGGCTACAGAAATATGTTAAACAAatcagaggaagaagaaatgaacaaatggaatgaatggaatgaatgaagaaaTGAATTGCTGAGGCTACCCACCTCCAAGTTGCTTGAGGCAAATGAAGGCCtatgcatttatttatcaaatttatgggCTGCTAATCCTGAGGAGGTTAACTTCTCCAATTTAACTCATTGCAAGGAGAAAGATTACCAGTTTTGAGGAAGAATAGCACACAAAATGAATGGAATTAGTAAGGCCTGGAGACCTCGTTCACTTCTAAACTGAACAAAAGCAAGAATCATCTTTTTGAGATGCCTCGACCGTCCGAATGTCAACAACCTTCCTAGACGTGCCCTGTATTTTGAGGGCAAGAACATGTTAAATGCTTTGAATTTTGCCATTTGCTATATAGATGGGGTTGATTAGTTTCTGTATTAAGGTTTTATTGAAGTAAACCATGAGGTGACAATGAGTTGGGCTGCCATATACATTCTAAGTAAACATAACATACAtatcgtgttttcccgaaaataagacatactcccaaaaataaaccctagcctgatttttaagcATGTacctaatataaaccctacacccccaaaataagcccaagtgaagggatgggcgtggccaggaaaGGAGGCGGCGAGTGTGCAGGGGCCAAACTTTACCTCGCAGTAGCCACAGCCTCACACAGCACCAGTGAGTTGATTCCCTGCCCAAGCAGCAAGCGGAGGCAAAGCAGGGGAGAGGCACATGCTCTGGATGCATTGCATGGACTGTGGGAAAGCCAAGAGTCAGGTGGTCAAGGGAGGTTCTTCTCATGTGGCAAAAGATGGAGGCGGAGGCATGGGGGTGGAGAgaagttgttgtgacccaagcccaagtaggtagtaggaaactcagtccgtgaaagaaacaaacaaacaaaactttatttgaacagctgagaattacttcattcccggtgtagttcaactaaattaaagcaaattcctcccaacacaaattcctcagtcctatcaccaatcttggtccaagtaggcaaactgccaaaggcctttcttggcaaacgttcagaagtcacaaaaataaatgcaagacgtagacgaagcagaagacgaagctaccaacattgtttttctggcaaagcccaaacgccattgctggtctgttttaagccttatgggagggcccaatcatctcttggccctactcccgagttgtcctctctgcttgagctgctcttgccttctggcagctcttctcatgcgtgcattaagaacaggctcctcccgttcctctgcctcactactgtcagtctctggaggctctggagtcagcacctcacttcccgatggccctggcctcacctcagcctcatcgctgtccgactccgttgccagctccgcaggctgctggagaACCACAACAGAAGGCAGGCAATCTGGACATGATGCGTGGGCCACAGGAAAGCCAAGAGTCAGTGAGCTGGAGTGGGTAGCGGACCACGAGAGGCTTCTTTTTGTGTCTTTCGCTTTGCCTGCGGCCCATGTAGTGTATCCGGATCACCTGCCTTCCACCCCACACCCCTGCATTCATCTGCTACTTGAACAGGGAATCAACTCACCTGCACTGCACGGGCTGGGCATGCTTGCCGCCTGTTATCCACATGACAGGGCGGGATGCCCAGGTGGGCTGATCACCCTGAAATGGTgtttcccacaaaataagcctTATTTTGGAACACCCAAAATATAAGACCGGTGAAACTTATTTTTGGTGAAACACAGTACATGTTTATAATCCCCTGTATTATATGTAGAAATTACTCAAGGTGGTAAATGTACCTAATAGAGATCCAAACTTGCTTTCTCTAGCCCAGCAATGAGTTCCCCTTCAGTCTGTGAAAAGAAATGGGCCAAACTATGGAAGCTCAGATCCCGTCCCTCAggtttaataataaaattattattgatTTCTCAACTTGGCTTCACAGCTGGACACCCATCtagtttttctccttccttcccctttatttcttcttccttccttccccttttgttctttttccttcgTCTCTCTTGGATGCTCAATTGAAAAAATTGGAATTGGATGCTCaattgaaaaaaaggaaacattcctcgccttgtgatcaaatgccacttttgctagtagtttctGGCCACTTATAAAGTCTGAGAACAAACCAGGCTCCGGTTATCCCATGCTTACATTTCGTGGAGGCATCTGCAGACTACAGTACAGCAAAACCGTCAAAAGGATGGCTCTGATAAGTTGATCAGAGCTcctcttgttttttatgtgcaacaaCTTTAGCGTTTAAGAACAGACGTAAGTTAGTTGCTTTTCTACTAATACACAATCCTTAAAAGGGCTCTCCTGTAGGGACCCTACCACATtctaattcagactggaaatataggaaaggaaaatattttcccccactTGCTTTGTCCTGTTTTCTGCACTAGAAATAACTGTTTGGAACACATAAGGAGGGGATACTTTCCTAAGAGCTCAGAATTCAAGAATACCAATGAGGACATGAGGAATCTCCGGGTGGAGAAGGCCATGTGTAAGGGGGGGCTAGTGATAGAACAGGCCCTCAATGCCTCCCTGACCCACTTAGATACCTCatgcttttccctccctcccttcctgccacAAGGACTCACTTACCTTGCAAACATCTGTCTCCCCtctttgtttctctatttctttgcCTCTGAGGGAGAAGAGATTTGGCTTGAAAATGCTTTTTGTGCCGAGAATGGACGCTCCTGGGTGCTATAATATTGCAGGCACCCATCCTCTTTTGCACAGTGTCAGGGACCCAGGAACTTTCATTTTTGGCGCGAAGTTTTTGCTGATCTCCTGCTCCTCCCCCCTCAAACTACTTTGTACTTAACTACTTAATGAGATCTCTTTAAATGAGAAAtggtgtttcccaaaaaataagccctagtgcttattttggaaatcccacccacccccaccaaaatttgaccaggtcttatttttggtgaAATACGGTACATGTTTATATCCCCCTGTATTATATGTAGAAATTACTCAAAGCAGTAAAGGTACCTAATAAGAGTTACAAACTCGCTTTCTCTGGCCCAGCAAATGGCAGTTCCCCTTCAGTCCGTGGAAGGGAATGACCGCACTGGGCCAAACTAAAAAAGCTCAGATCTCCTCCCTCATGTTTAATAATAAGACATGGTTGACTAAAAAGAATGACacaagaaataaaattattaatttctCAGCTGAGCTTTCAGTAAGTCAAGAAATGAAATTCAAGATTCCTCCAAAcagataaaaattttcctcatgtGGAATTTCTTCTGTCACGAGGGAAGAGTTTTGTGCGAAACACTGTCCACAATCTGGGCATTTGAATGGTTACTCTCCTATGTGTAACCTTACATGATTTATAAGGTTAGACCTAGTactgaaatctttcccacaatctggacactcatatggtttttctcctgtgtgagtcctcttgtgtatcaccaggtgggaaCTCTGACTGAATGTCTTCCCACAATCTgcacactcatatggtttctctcccgtgtgagtcctctTGTGTCTCCCCAGATGGGAATTACacttgaaacttttcccacaatctgggcacttatatggtttctctcttgTGTGAGTCCTCTTATGTGTCCCCAGTTGGGAGTTACGCTTGAAACGTTTCTCACAATCCgggcactcatatggtttctctcctgtgtgtgtcctctggTGTTCCATAAGGGCGGAATTCcgactgaaacctttcccacaatctgggcactcatatggtttttctcctgtgtgagtcctctggtgtatcactagATCAGAATTGCAagtaaaacctttcccacaatgtgAGCAATacagtttttctcctgtgtgtgtcgtgtggtgtttcaccaggtgggATTTGTGATtgaaactttttccacaatccagacactcatatggtttttctcccgtgtgaatcctctggtgtaccaCCATGTTTGAATGCTGACTGAAACTTTCCCCACAATACaaacactcatatggtttttctccagtgtgagtcctctggtggatCACTAGTTTTGAATTATGcagaaaacttttcccacaatccaga
This genomic window from Ahaetulla prasina isolate Xishuangbanna chromosome 2, ASM2864084v1, whole genome shotgun sequence contains:
- the LOC131193507 gene encoding zinc finger protein 572-like; the encoded protein is MHKSKPRHEKPYRSLGCSRSFTQNRSLVIRGRTHTEEKLYQCSHCDKRFSMETNLAIHKRIHTGEKLYECLDCGKSFLHNSKLVIHQRTHTGEKPYECLYCGESFSQHSNMVVHQRIHTGEKPYECLDCGKSFNHKSHLVKHHTTHTGEKLYCSHCGKGFTCNSDLVIHQRTHTGEKPYECPDCGKGFSRNSALMEHQRTHTGEKPYECPDCEKRFKRNSQLGTHKRTHTREKPYKCPDCGKSFKCNSHLGRHKRTHTGEKPYECADCGKTFSQSSHLVIHKRTHTGEKPYECPDCGKDFSTRSNLINHVRLHIGE